In the genome of Saccharomonospora viridis DSM 43017, one region contains:
- the priA gene encoding bifunctional 1-(5-phosphoribosyl)-5-((5-phosphoribosylamino)methylideneamino)imidazole-4-carboxamide isomerase/phosphoribosylanthranilate isomerase PriA, with protein sequence MSFTLLPAVDVADGQAVRLVQGEAGTETSYGSPLEAALAWQRDGAEWIHLVDLDAAFGRGSNRELLAEVIGKLDVNVELSGGIRDDESLAAALATGARRINLGTAALEDPEWSAKVVSTHGDRIAIGLDVRITEEGHRLAARGWTKDGGDLWETLERLDRDGAQRYVVTDVSKDGTLRGPNLDLLREVTARTDAPVIASGGVSSLDDLRALAALERDGVEGAIVGKALYAGAFTLPEALEAVAQPQR encoded by the coding sequence GTGAGTTTCACACTACTTCCGGCCGTGGACGTGGCCGACGGACAGGCAGTGCGCCTGGTGCAGGGCGAGGCGGGGACCGAGACCTCCTACGGATCACCGCTGGAGGCGGCGCTGGCCTGGCAGCGTGACGGTGCGGAATGGATCCATCTGGTGGATCTCGACGCCGCGTTCGGTAGGGGCTCCAACCGAGAGTTGCTGGCCGAGGTCATCGGCAAGCTGGACGTGAACGTGGAACTGTCCGGCGGTATCCGGGACGACGAGTCGTTGGCCGCCGCGCTCGCCACGGGGGCGCGCAGGATCAACCTCGGCACCGCCGCGTTGGAGGACCCGGAGTGGAGCGCGAAGGTGGTCTCCACCCATGGGGACCGGATCGCCATCGGGCTCGACGTACGGATCACCGAGGAAGGGCACCGGCTGGCCGCGCGAGGCTGGACCAAGGACGGCGGTGACCTGTGGGAGACGCTGGAACGTCTCGACCGTGACGGTGCGCAGCGCTACGTCGTCACCGACGTCAGCAAGGACGGCACCTTGCGCGGGCCCAACCTGGACCTGTTGCGCGAGGTGACGGCGCGCACCGACGCCCCTGTGATCGCCTCGGGCGGCGTGTCCAGTCTCGACGACCTGCGCGCGCTCGCGGCCCTGGAACGTGACGGCGTCGAGGGGGCCATCGTCGGTAAGGCGCTGTACGCAGGTGCCTTCACGTTGCCGGAGGCGCTCGAGGCCGTGGCACAGCCGCAGCGCTGA
- the hisH gene encoding imidazole glycerol phosphate synthase subunit HisH — MTSVVILDYGSGNLRSAERALRRVGADVEVTSDRRAALEADGLVVPGVGAFAACSEGLRSVGGDRIIGTRLAGGRPVLGICVGMQVLFERGVEHGEEAKGIGEWPGTVERLNADVLPHMGWNTVRAPADSELFAGLDSDTRFYFVHSYAVRRWELESDLPGVAPKVTTAHHGEDFVAAVENGPLWATQFHPEKSGDAGAHVLRNWVRTL; from the coding sequence ATGACTTCAGTCGTCATCCTCGACTACGGTTCCGGGAACCTCCGTTCCGCCGAACGTGCCCTGCGACGCGTGGGCGCCGACGTGGAGGTGACCTCGGATCGCCGTGCCGCCCTGGAGGCCGACGGCCTCGTCGTGCCGGGCGTGGGCGCTTTCGCCGCCTGCAGCGAGGGACTGCGCTCCGTGGGTGGTGATCGCATCATCGGCACCCGGCTCGCGGGGGGCAGGCCCGTGCTGGGGATCTGCGTCGGTATGCAGGTCCTGTTCGAGCGGGGCGTCGAGCACGGAGAGGAGGCCAAGGGCATCGGTGAGTGGCCGGGCACGGTCGAGCGGTTGAACGCCGACGTGCTGCCCCACATGGGGTGGAACACCGTGCGCGCGCCCGCTGACTCGGAGCTGTTCGCGGGACTGGACAGCGACACGCGGTTCTACTTCGTGCACTCCTACGCCGTGCGGCGCTGGGAGCTGGAATCCGACCTGCCGGGGGTGGCACCGAAGGTGACGACGGCCCATCACGGTGAGGACTTCGTGGCCGCCGTGGAGAACGGGCCGTTGTGGGCCACCCAGTTCCACCCGGAGAAGTCGGGGGACGCCGGAGCGCACGTCCTGCGCAATTGGGTGCGCACCCTGTGA
- a CDS encoding MFS transporter: MPGSHADVDSEAISPLRHRPFVLMLLASAGTFSGFSLLLPVVPMWAVEQEAGAVVAGAATGTFMASTVLVQFVVPAFVRSFGYRSGLILGAVLIGLPASLLAVFPSAAGILGLSFVRGLGFGFITVCGSALIAELLPQGSLARGSGLYGLAVGMPQLVGLPFGSAVAENWGFAPVFALATALPLLAIGPLLGLPRSRPKEDTGSTGVRAVADLVMATWRPWLPMFAMSAGYGALASFLPIVLTPSVATIALLVIPGTAMLTRWLAGHFGDRIAAPGRLLLPALAVGAVGLLLFALVSESESWLVAAVVAVAVFGVGFGVVQNDALVTMFDRAPAAQASVSWNVAYDAGQGIGAVAVGAVISATTVWAGFGLLGVAALVMLPAAWKAGKKGKTDG; this comes from the coding sequence ATGCCTGGTTCCCATGCCGATGTCGACAGCGAGGCGATCTCCCCCTTACGACACCGGCCGTTCGTGCTCATGTTGCTCGCTTCGGCCGGTACCTTCAGTGGCTTCTCCCTGCTGCTGCCCGTCGTGCCGATGTGGGCGGTGGAGCAGGAGGCGGGAGCGGTCGTCGCAGGGGCCGCCACCGGCACCTTCATGGCCAGCACGGTGCTGGTGCAGTTCGTCGTCCCCGCGTTCGTGCGTTCGTTCGGCTACCGTTCCGGCCTGATACTGGGCGCGGTGTTGATCGGCCTTCCCGCGTCGTTGCTGGCGGTGTTCCCCTCCGCGGCCGGGATCCTCGGATTGTCGTTCGTACGGGGGTTGGGATTCGGCTTCATCACGGTCTGTGGCAGTGCCCTCATCGCCGAGTTGCTGCCCCAGGGCTCATTGGCGCGGGGTTCGGGGCTCTACGGACTCGCTGTGGGGATGCCGCAGCTGGTGGGACTCCCGTTCGGTTCCGCCGTCGCCGAGAACTGGGGGTTCGCGCCGGTCTTCGCGCTCGCCACGGCGTTGCCGCTGCTCGCGATCGGACCACTGTTGGGGCTGCCGCGCTCACGTCCGAAGGAGGACACGGGAAGTACCGGGGTACGCGCAGTCGCCGACCTGGTGATGGCCACGTGGCGGCCGTGGCTGCCGATGTTCGCCATGTCCGCGGGGTACGGTGCGCTGGCGTCCTTCCTGCCCATCGTGCTCACCCCGTCCGTGGCGACGATCGCGCTGCTCGTGATTCCCGGTACCGCGATGCTCACCCGTTGGCTCGCGGGGCATTTCGGGGACCGCATCGCCGCGCCGGGTCGGTTGTTGCTGCCCGCCCTCGCGGTCGGTGCGGTGGGGCTGTTGCTGTTCGCCCTCGTCTCGGAGAGTGAGAGCTGGTTGGTCGCGGCGGTGGTGGCCGTCGCGGTGTTCGGTGTCGGGTTCGGGGTCGTGCAAAACGATGCGCTGGTGACGATGTTCGACCGCGCTCCCGCCGCCCAGGCCAGCGTCTCGTGGAACGTCGCCTACGACGCCGGGCAGGGGATCGGCGCCGTCGCGGTGGGTGCGGTGATCTCGGCTACCACCGTCTGGGCCGGGTTCGGTCTGCTGGGGGTGGCGGCGCTCGTCATGTTGCCCGCCGCCTGGAAGGCGGGCAAGAAGGGGAAGACGGACGGTTAG
- a CDS encoding VanW family protein — protein sequence MQQDRQWPESHSEETDILPRIDAGPAQPVPGNAPNGPNAASGVDPNTTAHTQHISAHDAPTHQFAPMGATDGGVPPTPENDDGKDGGKGDGKGGGKGGGKGSASQRPRWRRPGFIAAAVAGFLVLLYGLDLLVTHGNIPRGVSVAGVDVGGMSHAKAEDLLREEIEPRLDQPVAYVAGEVSGEFNPKQAGLALDWDATLEQAGDQPLNPFTRIASFFTTTELGVVTTPEENQFANAMKALRKEINQDPVEGDVVFEGAQPKAVEPKQGQELKEDQAREVILAHWVSGEQLELPVDSTPVTVSMEEVQKALKQVAEPAMSGPVVIRGEGADGVLEPEEIAAGLSFEAKDGSLVPKIDQKKIIAGVKEELASTEKEGKDATIVFKDGKPTVEPSEDGVKIQWDETLKPLLDVLKKTEGRELQASYKEEPAELTTEEAEGLGIKEVIGEFTTGGFAPDSGVNIRVVAEKVNGAIVKPGETFSLNEFTGPRTKAQGYVEAGIIENGAPGKAVGGGISQFATTLYNAYYFAGLKDAGHKEHSYYISRYPKGREATVFQNPDGSSVIDLKFTNDSPHGVAIQTIWTPSDITVRLWGTKRYEVKSETGPETDKVPPPEKEGPAENCQPSPGAPGFTVTDTRIITDIETGQEVRREERTVKYNPQPKIVCKDKRDD from the coding sequence TTGCAGCAAGATCGCCAGTGGCCCGAGTCTCACAGCGAAGAGACGGACATACTCCCCCGAATCGACGCGGGGCCCGCTCAACCTGTTCCGGGGAACGCCCCGAACGGCCCGAACGCCGCTTCGGGAGTCGACCCGAACACCACAGCACACACCCAGCACATCAGCGCGCACGACGCGCCCACGCACCAGTTCGCACCGATGGGCGCGACCGACGGCGGTGTGCCCCCTACCCCCGAGAACGACGACGGAAAGGACGGCGGAAAAGGCGACGGAAAGGGCGGCGGAAAGGGCGGCGGAAAGGGCTCAGCCTCGCAACGACCGCGTTGGCGCAGGCCAGGTTTCATCGCCGCGGCCGTGGCCGGCTTCCTGGTCCTGTTGTACGGACTCGACCTGCTCGTCACCCACGGCAACATCCCACGGGGGGTGAGCGTCGCCGGTGTCGACGTGGGCGGCATGAGCCACGCCAAGGCCGAGGACCTGCTGCGGGAGGAGATCGAACCACGGCTCGACCAGCCGGTGGCCTACGTCGCGGGTGAGGTGTCGGGTGAGTTCAACCCGAAACAGGCCGGACTGGCGCTCGACTGGGATGCCACGCTCGAACAGGCGGGTGACCAACCCCTCAACCCCTTCACCCGCATCGCCTCGTTCTTCACCACCACCGAGCTGGGCGTGGTGACCACGCCCGAGGAGAATCAGTTCGCCAACGCCATGAAGGCGTTGCGCAAGGAGATCAACCAGGACCCCGTCGAGGGCGACGTCGTCTTCGAGGGCGCACAGCCGAAGGCCGTGGAGCCCAAACAGGGCCAGGAGCTCAAGGAGGACCAGGCCCGCGAGGTGATCCTCGCCCACTGGGTCTCCGGGGAACAGCTCGAACTGCCGGTGGACTCGACGCCGGTCACGGTGTCCATGGAAGAGGTGCAGAAGGCGCTCAAGCAGGTGGCCGAGCCCGCCATGTCCGGCCCTGTGGTGATCCGCGGTGAGGGTGCCGACGGCGTGCTGGAGCCTGAGGAGATCGCGGCCGGACTGTCGTTCGAGGCCAAGGACGGCTCCTTGGTCCCGAAGATCGACCAGAAGAAGATCATCGCCGGCGTCAAGGAGGAACTGGCCTCCACGGAGAAGGAGGGCAAGGACGCCACGATCGTCTTCAAGGACGGCAAGCCCACCGTCGAACCGTCCGAGGACGGCGTCAAGATCCAGTGGGACGAGACGCTGAAGCCACTGCTCGACGTGCTCAAGAAGACCGAGGGCCGCGAGCTGCAGGCGTCCTACAAGGAGGAGCCCGCCGAGCTCACCACCGAGGAGGCCGAGGGTCTCGGCATCAAGGAGGTCATCGGCGAGTTCACCACCGGTGGGTTCGCCCCCGACTCGGGTGTGAACATCCGCGTGGTCGCCGAGAAGGTCAACGGCGCGATCGTCAAGCCCGGCGAGACGTTCAGTCTCAACGAGTTCACCGGTCCCCGCACCAAGGCGCAGGGTTACGTCGAGGCGGGCATCATCGAAAACGGCGCCCCGGGCAAGGCCGTCGGTGGGGGGATCTCCCAGTTCGCCACGACGTTGTACAACGCGTACTACTTCGCGGGCCTGAAGGACGCCGGACACAAGGAACACAGCTACTACATCAGCCGGTACCCGAAGGGCCGCGAGGCCACCGTGTTCCAGAACCCCGACGGCTCCAGCGTCATCGACCTGAAATTCACCAATGACAGCCCGCACGGCGTGGCGATCCAGACGATCTGGACCCCGTCGGACATCACCGTGCGACTGTGGGGCACCAAGCGGTACGAGGTCAAATCGGAGACCGGACCTGAGACCGACAAGGTGCCGCCGCCCGAGAAGGAAGGCCCGGCGGAGAACTGCCAGCCGAGTCCGGGCGCCCCGGGCTTCACCGTGACCGACACCCGGATCATCACGGACATCGAGACGGGGCAGGAAGTACGCAGGGAAGAGCGCACGGTGAAGTACAACCCGCAGCCGAAGATCGTCTGCAAGGACAAGAGGGACGACTGA
- a CDS encoding Glu/Leu/Phe/Val family dehydrogenase — MTEGVFGRDGGHEQVVYCQDPQTGLKAIIAVHSTALGPALGGVRFYPYESERDALDDVLALSMGMSYKSALAGLDLGGGKAVIIGDPDTLKSEPLLRAYGRFVDSLGGRYITACDVGTYVADMDMIARETTFVTGRSSDDGGSGDPSGMTAYGVFQGMRAAAEHRWGSPDLRGKRVGVSGVGKVGRLLVDHLVEAGAEVVVTDVSEAAIDRVRAAHPSVRVVADTAELVSCDLDVYAPCALGGALDDATVAALRAEIVCGSANNQLAHSGVEKLLDERGILYAPDYLVNSGGLIQVSDELHGFNYERARRKVSGLFDMTKKVFALAEEEGVPPATAADRLAERRMAEVSRLRMIR, encoded by the coding sequence GTGACCGAGGGTGTATTCGGCCGCGACGGCGGCCATGAACAGGTGGTCTACTGCCAGGACCCGCAAACCGGGCTCAAGGCGATCATCGCAGTGCACTCCACCGCGTTGGGACCCGCACTCGGCGGGGTTCGCTTCTATCCGTACGAATCGGAGCGGGACGCGCTGGACGACGTGCTGGCCCTGTCGATGGGCATGTCGTACAAGAGCGCACTCGCCGGCCTCGACCTCGGTGGGGGTAAGGCCGTCATCATCGGCGATCCCGACACGCTGAAGTCGGAGCCGTTGCTGAGGGCGTACGGCCGATTCGTCGACTCGCTCGGCGGACGCTACATCACCGCGTGCGACGTGGGCACGTACGTGGCGGACATGGACATGATCGCCAGGGAGACGACCTTCGTCACCGGCCGGTCCAGCGACGACGGCGGATCCGGGGACCCCTCGGGGATGACCGCTTACGGCGTCTTCCAAGGCATGCGTGCGGCGGCCGAACACCGGTGGGGCAGCCCGGACCTGCGCGGCAAACGTGTCGGTGTGTCGGGTGTCGGCAAGGTCGGTCGTCTCCTTGTGGACCACCTCGTCGAGGCGGGCGCGGAAGTCGTCGTCACCGACGTCTCCGAAGCCGCGATCGACCGGGTGCGTGCGGCTCATCCCTCGGTGAGGGTCGTCGCCGACACGGCGGAACTGGTGTCGTGCGACCTCGACGTCTACGCGCCGTGCGCGTTGGGCGGTGCACTCGACGACGCCACAGTGGCCGCATTGCGCGCCGAGATCGTCTGCGGTTCGGCGAACAACCAGCTCGCGCATTCCGGTGTCGAGAAACTGCTCGACGAACGCGGCATCCTCTACGCCCCCGACTATCTGGTCAACTCCGGCGGGCTCATTCAGGTCAGCGACGAACTGCACGGGTTCAACTACGAGCGTGCCCGTCGCAAGGTGAGTGGCCTGTTCGACATGACGAAGAAGGTGTTCGCGCTCGCCGAGGAGGAAGGGGTGCCGCCGGCGACCGCGGCCGACCGGCTCGCGGAACGGCGCATGGCCGAGGTGTCGAGACTCCGGATGATCCGCTGA
- a CDS encoding enoyl-CoA hydratase/isomerase family protein produces MPTLHRQESVFVLELGDDENRFSVEWLKSVHSILDTVCEHDGPAALVTVGRGKFYSNGLDLEWLLANGDQAERYVTDVHELFARVLTLPVPTVAAVNGHAFGAGAMLAMAHDFRVMRADRGFFCFPEADINIPFTPGMAALIQSKLTPAAAVASMTTGRRFGGHEAAEIGLVDAVAEEDEVLSSACERVRALAGKDRGTLAAIKSTMFASAVEALRSTKS; encoded by the coding sequence ATGCCCACATTGCACCGTCAGGAGTCCGTGTTCGTGCTCGAACTCGGCGACGATGAGAACCGCTTCTCCGTGGAGTGGTTGAAGTCCGTCCACTCCATACTGGACACCGTCTGCGAACACGATGGTCCCGCCGCGCTCGTCACCGTCGGACGCGGCAAGTTCTACTCCAACGGCCTCGACCTGGAGTGGTTGCTGGCCAACGGTGACCAGGCCGAGCGTTACGTGACCGACGTGCACGAGTTGTTCGCCCGGGTGCTCACCCTGCCGGTACCCACGGTGGCCGCCGTGAACGGTCACGCGTTCGGTGCCGGTGCCATGCTGGCGATGGCGCACGACTTCCGGGTCATGCGTGCCGACCGCGGGTTCTTCTGCTTCCCCGAGGCCGACATCAACATCCCGTTCACACCGGGTATGGCCGCGCTCATCCAAAGCAAGCTCACCCCGGCCGCGGCGGTCGCCTCGATGACCACCGGCCGACGTTTCGGCGGGCACGAGGCGGCCGAGATCGGTCTCGTGGACGCCGTCGCGGAGGAGGACGAAGTGCTGTCGAGCGCGTGCGAACGGGTTCGCGCGCTGGCGGGCAAGGACCGGGGCACGCTCGCCGCCATCAAATCCACCATGTTCGCCTCCGCCGTCGAGGCGCTGCGTTCGACGAAGTCTTAA
- a CDS encoding electron transfer flavoprotein subunit alpha/FixB family protein, translating into MSEVLVLVDHVDGEVKKVTYELLTAARALGEPSAVVVGAPGTAAKAKESLASYGAAKVYVAESDDAATYFVTPKVDALAAVVEQASPAAVLVAATAEGKEVSGRLAARIGSGWIGDAVGVNADGSVEQSIFGGAFSVKSKTTRGVPVVSVRPGSVEAEQAEGAAVEETVSLPAVDPAKSAKITGVEPVVAGDRPELTEASVVVSGGRGVGSAEKFEVVEKLADSLGAAVGASRAAVDSGYYPAQFQVGQTGKTVSPQLYIALGISGAIQHRAGMQTSKTIVAVNKDPEAPIFEIADFGVVGDLFDVAPQLTEEINKRKG; encoded by the coding sequence ATGAGCGAAGTACTCGTCCTCGTCGACCACGTCGACGGTGAGGTCAAGAAGGTCACGTACGAACTGCTGACCGCCGCCCGTGCGCTCGGCGAACCGTCGGCCGTCGTGGTCGGCGCGCCCGGTACGGCGGCGAAGGCCAAGGAGTCGCTGGCGTCCTACGGCGCCGCGAAGGTGTACGTGGCCGAGTCCGACGACGCCGCGACCTACTTCGTCACGCCGAAGGTCGATGCCCTGGCGGCCGTCGTGGAGCAGGCCTCACCCGCTGCGGTGCTCGTCGCCGCGACCGCCGAGGGCAAGGAAGTGTCCGGACGGCTGGCCGCGCGTATCGGCTCCGGCTGGATCGGCGACGCCGTGGGTGTGAACGCCGACGGCAGCGTCGAACAGTCGATCTTCGGTGGCGCGTTCTCCGTGAAGTCGAAGACCACTCGGGGCGTGCCGGTGGTCTCCGTGCGGCCCGGCTCCGTCGAGGCGGAGCAGGCCGAGGGTGCGGCGGTCGAGGAGACCGTCTCGTTGCCCGCTGTGGACCCGGCCAAGTCCGCCAAGATCACCGGTGTCGAGCCGGTCGTCGCCGGTGACCGCCCCGAGTTGACCGAGGCCTCGGTCGTGGTCTCGGGTGGCCGTGGTGTCGGTTCCGCGGAGAAGTTCGAGGTCGTGGAGAAGCTGGCCGACTCGCTCGGTGCGGCCGTCGGTGCCTCCCGTGCGGCGGTGGACTCCGGGTACTACCCGGCCCAGTTCCAGGTCGGACAGACCGGTAAGACCGTGTCGCCGCAGCTCTACATCGCGCTCGGCATCTCCGGCGCGATTCAGCACCGTGCGGGTATGCAGACCTCGAAGACGATCGTCGCGGTGAACAAGGACCCCGAGGCGCCGATCTTCGAGATCGCCGACTTCGGTGTGGTGGGTGACCTGTTCGACGTCGCCCCGCAGCTGACCGAGGAGATCAACAAGCGCAAGGGCTGA
- a CDS encoding electron transfer flavoprotein subunit beta/FixA family protein: MTNIVVLVKQVPDTYSERKLNENDHTLDRESADAVIDEINERAVEEALQIKEANGGEVTVLCVGPDRATDAIRKALSMGADKAIHVSDEALRGSDMLATAKVLAAAVRKVEGVDLVIAGNEASDGRSGAVPAVLAELLGMPQLTHARSVTVEGDTIKVDRETEDGITHLEANLPAVVSVTEKINEPRYPSFKGIMAAKKKPVETLTVADLDVDTAELGLANAGSTVLEATPKPPRTAGEKITDEGDGGTKIAEYLVAQKII, from the coding sequence ATGACCAACATCGTTGTTCTGGTCAAGCAGGTGCCAGACACCTACTCGGAGCGAAAGCTCAACGAGAACGACCACACCCTCGACCGTGAATCCGCCGACGCGGTGATCGATGAGATCAACGAGCGCGCCGTCGAGGAGGCGCTCCAGATCAAGGAAGCCAACGGGGGCGAGGTGACCGTCCTGTGCGTCGGCCCCGACCGCGCCACCGACGCGATCCGTAAGGCGCTGTCCATGGGTGCCGACAAGGCGATCCACGTCTCCGACGAGGCCTTGCGCGGATCCGACATGCTGGCCACCGCGAAGGTGCTGGCCGCGGCCGTGCGCAAGGTCGAGGGAGTCGACCTGGTCATCGCCGGTAACGAGGCCTCCGACGGCCGCAGCGGTGCCGTGCCCGCGGTGCTGGCCGAACTGCTCGGCATGCCGCAGCTCACCCACGCCCGTTCCGTGACGGTCGAGGGCGACACCATCAAGGTCGACCGTGAGACCGAGGACGGCATCACCCACCTCGAGGCCAACCTGCCCGCCGTGGTCAGCGTGACCGAGAAGATCAACGAGCCGCGCTACCCGTCGTTCAAGGGCATCATGGCCGCCAAGAAGAAGCCGGTGGAGACCCTGACCGTCGCCGACCTCGACGTCGACACGGCCGAGCTCGGCCTCGCCAACGCCGGGTCCACCGTCCTGGAGGCGACGCCGAAGCCGCCACGGACCGCCGGTGAGAAGATCACCGACGAAGGCGACGGTGGCACGAAGATCGCCGAGTACCTGGTGGCCCAGAAGATCATCTGA
- a CDS encoding DegV family protein, with translation MPVAVITDSTACLPEQLTAQWGITVVQLQIQANGQIDDESRFDRAELVKTLRAGKSVATAPPDPGAFFWSFQDAVSAGADAIVSFHISRRLSATADAAREAARQVRVPVHVVDSATTGMSLGFAVLSAARAAAAGAGPQRIMEIARRRCLASKEFFYVDTLEYLRRGGRIGTATALLGNAFSIKPILTVQDGEIAPLAKVRGSQRALDKLLDLAVQHAGEQEVDIAVSGVTPSAREMTLVQQLRNRIPTLNDIMLTHIGTALTAHVGPGTLGITVAPVQ, from the coding sequence GTGCCAGTAGCAGTGATCACCGATTCGACAGCGTGCCTGCCCGAGCAATTGACCGCCCAGTGGGGGATCACGGTCGTCCAGCTCCAAATTCAGGCAAACGGGCAAATTGACGACGAATCTCGCTTCGACAGGGCGGAATTGGTCAAGACCCTGCGTGCGGGGAAATCGGTCGCCACCGCTCCCCCTGACCCGGGGGCGTTCTTCTGGTCCTTCCAGGACGCCGTCAGCGCGGGCGCCGACGCCATCGTCAGCTTCCACATCTCCCGTCGTCTCTCGGCCACCGCGGACGCGGCCAGAGAAGCCGCAAGACAGGTACGCGTCCCCGTCCACGTCGTCGACAGCGCCACCACCGGCATGAGCCTCGGGTTCGCCGTGCTGTCCGCCGCACGCGCGGCGGCGGCGGGCGCCGGGCCACAGCGCATCATGGAAATAGCCCGACGTCGCTGTCTTGCCAGCAAGGAGTTCTTCTACGTCGACACACTGGAATATCTGCGCCGAGGTGGTCGCATCGGCACGGCCACCGCCCTGCTCGGCAATGCGTTCTCCATCAAGCCCATCCTGACCGTGCAGGACGGCGAAATAGCGCCGTTGGCGAAAGTACGCGGCAGTCAACGGGCACTGGACAAACTCCTCGACCTCGCGGTGCAACATGCGGGTGAGCAGGAGGTGGACATCGCCGTCTCCGGGGTGACACCGTCGGCGCGGGAGATGACCCTGGTGCAACAGCTGCGCAACCGCATCCCCACGCTGAACGACATCATGCTCACGCACATCGGCACGGCGCTCACCGCGCACGTGGGCCCCGGCACGCTCGGCATCACCGTCGCTCCGGTCCAGTAA
- a CDS encoding class I SAM-dependent methyltransferase: MSLTAEDRAIALHLTGERTVPGVPEENYWFRRHEAAYHALVPFCRDAVVLEAGCGEGYGAALLVEHAARVVAIDYDEPTTRHVATRYPGVGVVRGNLAFLPVRTGSIDVVANLQVIEHLWDQEGFLAECHRVLRPGGRLFVTTPNRLTFTPDSDTPLNPYHTRELSPSELDQLLREAGFTVESLRGLRHGPALAELDRRHGGSIIEAQLDVVLGSLPGQAVWPRSLLADVEAVTAADFELHDDDLDDTLDLIALAVRS, encoded by the coding sequence GTGTCACTCACAGCCGAGGACAGAGCCATCGCCCTGCATCTCACCGGCGAGCGCACGGTCCCGGGGGTTCCCGAGGAGAACTACTGGTTCCGCAGGCACGAGGCCGCCTACCACGCGCTGGTGCCGTTCTGTCGGGACGCGGTGGTCCTGGAAGCCGGCTGTGGCGAGGGCTACGGCGCCGCGCTGCTGGTCGAACACGCCGCCCGGGTCGTGGCCATCGACTACGACGAACCCACCACGAGACATGTGGCCACACGCTACCCCGGGGTCGGGGTGGTCCGCGGCAACCTCGCGTTCCTGCCCGTGCGTACCGGATCGATCGACGTGGTCGCCAATCTGCAGGTGATCGAACACCTGTGGGATCAGGAGGGTTTCCTCGCCGAATGCCATCGGGTACTGCGACCGGGCGGCCGCTTGTTCGTCACCACACCCAATCGACTGACCTTCACCCCGGACTCCGACACCCCACTCAACCCCTACCACACCAGAGAACTCTCCCCCTCCGAATTGGACCAACTGTTGCGTGAGGCGGGATTCACGGTGGAAAGCCTGCGCGGGCTGCGGCACGGTCCCGCACTGGCCGAATTGGACCGACGCCACGGCGGGTCGATCATCGAGGCCCAACTCGACGTCGTACTGGGTAGCCTTCCGGGACAGGCCGTGTGGCCACGCTCCCTGCTCGCCGATGTCGAGGCCGTCACCGCCGCGGACTTCGAACTCCACGACGACGACCTCGACGACACCCTCGACCTCATTGCCCTGGCGGTGCGCTCATGA